A portion of the Patescibacteria group bacterium genome contains these proteins:
- the def gene encoding peptide deformylase: MRIIKYPNPTLREKAKTISAITPEIVKLGKKMIKLMEENDGAGLAANQVGKLIRLIVFRDGDHSRILINPKICKSSSEKATIEEGCLSFPGLYGEVERPKKVRVQGKNENGGKVKLTAENLASVSLQHEIDHLDGVLFIDKVKPETLRQIEPKDLENLKKD; the protein is encoded by the coding sequence ATGAGAATAATTAAATACCCAAACCCAACTTTAAGAGAAAAAGCTAAAACAATTTCCGCCATCACGCCGGAAATTGTTAAATTGGGCAAAAAAATGATCAAGTTAATGGAAGAAAATGATGGCGCCGGTTTAGCTGCCAATCAAGTCGGAAAATTGATTCGCTTGATAGTTTTTCGAGATGGCGATCATTCCAGAATTTTAATTAATCCCAAGATATGCAAATCTTCTTCTGAAAAAGCCACTATCGAAGAAGGCTGTTTATCCTTCCCCGGACTTTATGGTGAAGTTGAACGGCCTAAAAAAGTCCGAGTTCAAGGCAAAAATGAAAATGGTGGAAAAGTGAAATTAACTGCCGAAAACCTGGCATCAGTCTCCTTACAACACGAGATCGACCATTTGGATGGCGTCTTATTTATCGATAAAGTGAAACCAGAAACGTTGCGCCAAATCGAGCCCAAAGATCTTGAAAATTTAAAAAAGGATTAA
- the priA gene encoding primosomal protein N', with protein sequence MQYAQIVPNIKTDFKQTLFTYKIPASLLPEVKIGSLVKIPFGNRKILGLVFDIKRKRSFKIQNLKLKSIVKIVVSDFEFPTQLKKLSLWISNYYHVPLSQVIFALLPKPVLKPRAKISTLRKPQKLTDKDLIFKTKLIKFIELIEKTQTKNKQSIVLFGDVENAKLFYQYLPKRLQNETILYHSQLPNSEKWQNYLKILSQKAKVVVGSQIAVFTPLANLGQIIIDGAENQTYKQDRSPRYDTRRVAEQLCQLQKANLFFYSPSLNLDYFLEIKKRKISWLKPQLPFSPKTKLIDMNLEYLNKNLNLLSDLVQQKIIENFRNHQTSILFINKKGSASVVLCRDCQHIFRCPKCQKVLTFRIQYGQVSQALICHHCQYFQQITNQCPNCLGSNLRFLGGGTEKVATEVQKIIPEAKILRLESDHFEKINLQNLSYDLIIGTQQIFSKIFQPANLVVAVEPDLTLNLPDFKSAEKTYQLLKIAKLYAKNEFLVQTHYPQHLIYQAILRDSDQLFYHQELLARKKSGYPPFGKLIRLILTDSNLKHLEEKAMSLVEKIQNSDSSLKILGSSPCFKFKKAEKFCWQIILKGTKIMPVPEVLPKDIKIEVDPVSLL encoded by the coding sequence ATGCAGTATGCCCAAATCGTTCCAAATATTAAAACTGATTTTAAACAAACCTTGTTCACATATAAAATTCCAGCCTCATTATTGCCAGAAGTTAAAATAGGTTCGTTGGTAAAAATTCCTTTTGGCAATCGTAAGATTTTAGGTTTGGTTTTTGATATAAAAAGAAAAAGATCTTTCAAAATTCAAAATTTAAAACTTAAAAGCATTGTGAAAATTGTGGTTTCGGATTTTGAATTTCCAACTCAATTAAAAAAATTATCACTTTGGATTTCAAATTACTACCACGTTCCTCTTTCCCAAGTCATTTTTGCCCTATTGCCAAAACCAGTTTTAAAGCCTCGCGCCAAAATTTCCACCCTCAGAAAGCCCCAAAAGCTGACTGATAAAGACTTAATTTTTAAAACTAAATTAATTAAATTTATAGAACTAATTGAAAAAACACAAACCAAAAATAAACAATCAATTGTGTTATTTGGCGACGTTGAAAACGCGAAATTATTTTATCAATATTTACCAAAGCGTCTTCAAAACGAAACAATTTTATATCATTCACAGCTTCCAAATTCCGAAAAATGGCAAAATTATTTAAAAATCTTATCGCAAAAGGCAAAAGTCGTGGTCGGCTCACAAATTGCGGTTTTTACGCCCTTGGCTAATTTGGGCCAAATTATTATTGATGGGGCAGAAAATCAAACCTATAAACAAGACCGCTCTCCCAGATATGACACCAGGCGAGTGGCTGAACAATTATGCCAACTGCAAAAAGCCAATTTATTTTTTTATTCCCCAAGTTTAAATTTAGATTATTTTCTGGAAATTAAAAAACGAAAAATCAGCTGGCTCAAGCCCCAACTCCCCTTTTCCCCTAAAACCAAACTAATTGATATGAATCTGGAATATTTAAATAAAAACCTTAACTTACTCTCAGATCTTGTTCAACAAAAAATAATTGAAAATTTTCGAAATCACCAAACTTCAATCTTATTTATTAATAAAAAGGGCTCAGCCTCAGTGGTACTATGCCGCGACTGCCAGCATATTTTTCGCTGCCCCAAATGCCAAAAAGTCCTCACTTTTCGAATCCAATATGGTCAAGTTAGCCAAGCTTTAATTTGCCATCACTGCCAATATTTTCAACAAATTACTAATCAATGCCCAAATTGTTTAGGATCAAATTTACGCTTTTTGGGTGGCGGTACGGAAAAAGTTGCCACTGAAGTTCAAAAAATAATACCTGAAGCCAAAATTTTACGTTTAGAAAGCGATCATTTTGAAAAAATAAATTTACAAAATCTGTCATACGATTTAATTATTGGTACACAACAAATCTTTTCTAAAATATTTCAACCTGCTAATTTAGTGGTCGCAGTTGAGCCAGACTTAACTTTAAACTTGCCGGATTTTAAATCCGCTGAAAAAACCTATCAGCTTCTAAAAATTGCGAAACTTTATGCCAAAAACGAATTTTTAGTCCAGACACATTATCCGCAACATTTAATTTATCAGGCAATTTTGCGCGACTCAGATCAGCTTTTTTATCATCAAGAATTATTAGCTCGAAAAAAATCCGGCTACCCGCCATTTGGCAAATTAATCAGACTAATCCTTACTGATTCAAATCTAAAACACTTAGAAGAAAAGGCCATGTCTTTGGTGGAAAAAATCCAAAATTCTGATTCTTCGCTTAAAATTTTGGGATCATCACCTTGTTTCAAATTCAAAAAAGCTGAAAAATTCTGTTGGCAAATAATCCTCAAAGGTACTAAAATTATGCCAGTCCCAGAGGTTTTACCTAAAGATATCAAAATTGAGGTTGATCCGGTTTCTCTATTATAA
- the amrA gene encoding AmmeMemoRadiSam system protein A, whose product MKNIYTNLARKSIYNYLKTGKFLNSPKSLPKNLTKRAGTFISLHLSNDDLRGCIGTFLATQPNLAEEIIKNAVAAATSDPRFEPVTLSELKSIEISVDVLSSPKPVQNPDRELNPKKYGVIVKTADGRSGLLLPDLDGVDSANQQIAIASQKAGIIEGEPVFLYKFTVKRHEE is encoded by the coding sequence ATGAAAAATATTTATACAAACTTGGCTCGAAAATCAATTTATAATTATTTGAAAACTGGCAAATTTTTAAATTCCCCAAAATCATTACCAAAAAACTTAACCAAACGCGCCGGGACTTTTATCAGTTTGCATTTATCAAATGATGATTTGCGAGGTTGCATCGGCACTTTCTTAGCCACCCAACCAAATTTAGCCGAAGAAATTATCAAAAACGCGGTGGCTGCGGCCACCAGCGACCCCAGATTTGAACCGGTAACTTTGTCTGAACTAAAAAGTATCGAAATTTCAGTTGATGTCTTATCCTCACCAAAACCAGTTCAAAATCCCGATCGTGAGCTAAATCCTAAAAAATATGGCGTGATTGTCAAAACTGCTGATGGTCGTTCTGGTTTATTATTACCAGATTTAGACGGGGTAGATTCCGCCAATCAACAAATCGCCATTGCCAGCCAAAAAGCCGGTATTATTGAAGGTGAACCCGTATTTTTGTATAAATTCACTGTCAAAAGACATGAGGAATAA
- a CDS encoding glycosyltransferase family 4 protein, protein MKIGIFSECFEPTINGVVISIKTFRSELTKMGHEVFVIAPATKDKNYHNDDEKIIRVPSISLPGKNYYPLGIPYFSHLSKKLAPLNLDIIHVQHLFGMGRAGRKVARNLNLPLVYTYHTLLTEYAHYVPFFKGITKKVLIKLSRDFANSADLVITPTSQIRDLLRSYGVKSRIEPVPTGIFLENYQKLSSDELKKEFKINPDEKVLLNVGRLAPEKNLSFLLQAFKKIHSEFPKCHLLIVGGGEEEKRYQLEVENLGLKENVTMTGYLEHEKTNHIFAEADIFVMPSLTETQGIVVAEAFAGGIPCVAVNKFGPSEIVQDGKSGYLTTPGDVDKFAQKTLKLLKDDQLREQMSKNAIIRAQDFSATKTAQKLATLYQELITAKSK, encoded by the coding sequence ATGAAAATTGGCATTTTTAGCGAATGTTTTGAACCAACAATTAATGGTGTGGTTATTTCTATTAAGACTTTTCGGTCAGAATTAACCAAAATGGGTCATGAAGTTTTTGTAATTGCCCCGGCCACCAAAGATAAAAATTACCACAATGACGACGAAAAAATCATTCGCGTACCTTCAATCTCCTTACCTGGCAAAAATTATTACCCGCTCGGTATCCCCTATTTTTCGCATCTTTCAAAAAAACTAGCTCCTTTAAATCTTGACATTATTCATGTTCAACATCTTTTTGGCATGGGCAGAGCCGGCCGTAAAGTTGCCAGAAATTTAAATCTGCCCTTAGTCTACACTTACCACACCCTGCTTACCGAATACGCTCATTATGTGCCATTTTTTAAAGGAATTACCAAAAAGGTTTTAATCAAATTGTCACGCGATTTTGCTAATTCTGCAGATTTGGTGATAACTCCAACCTCCCAAATTCGAGACTTGCTCCGCTCTTATGGCGTTAAATCCAGGATTGAACCTGTCCCAACTGGCATTTTCCTCGAAAATTATCAAAAACTTTCTTCTGACGAGCTTAAAAAAGAGTTCAAAATCAATCCCGATGAGAAAGTTTTGCTAAATGTTGGCCGCCTCGCTCCTGAAAAAAATTTAAGTTTTTTGCTACAAGCCTTTAAAAAAATTCACTCAGAATTTCCAAAATGCCATTTGTTAATAGTGGGTGGCGGCGAAGAAGAAAAAAGATATCAACTCGAAGTTGAAAATTTAGGGCTTAAAGAAAATGTCACCATGACCGGCTATTTGGAACACGAAAAAACTAACCATATTTTTGCCGAAGCTGATATTTTTGTCATGCCGTCCCTGACCGAAACTCAAGGAATTGTGGTGGCTGAAGCATTTGCTGGTGGTATCCCCTGCGTGGCAGTTAATAAATTTGGTCCTTCGGAAATTGTCCAAGACGGAAAATCAGGCTATCTCACTACCCCTGGTGATGTTGATAAATTTGCTCAAAAAACTTTAAAATTACTCAAAGACGACCAGCTACGAGAACAAATGTCTAAAAATGCCATCATTAGAGCTCAAGATTTTAGCGCTACCAAAACTGCCCAAAAATTAGCCACTTTATACCAAGAATTAATAACTGCGAAAAGTAAATGA
- a CDS encoding phosphopantetheine-binding protein: MPPTQDIVDIKPQMEYSDVLNQIVDILSNEFNVPATKITPSATLDGDLGFDSLDIVTFTLSLEEAFDMNLNIDNVDKKISKTSIHDITNKVILQNTPQ, from the coding sequence ATGCCGCCTACTCAGGACATTGTCGACATCAAACCCCAAATGGAATATAGCGACGTTTTAAATCAAATTGTAGATATTTTATCTAATGAATTCAATGTCCCTGCCACAAAAATTACCCCCTCAGCTACACTTGATGGAGATCTTGGCTTTGACAGTCTCGATATTGTCACTTTTACCTTAAGCCTCGAGGAAGCTTTTGACATGAATTTAAACATTGACAATGTTGATAAAAAAATTTCCAAGACCTCTATCCACGACATAACCAATAAGGTTATTCTTCAAAACACTCCTCAATAA
- the lepB gene encoding signal peptidase I: MSNDSIANLKKIAYFIFDLFKGVILLFLLALLFRIFVFQPFIVDGPSMEPNYYDKEYLLVEKVTPKLKKYHRGDVVIFKYPQNQQLDFIKRIIGMPGETLQIENGKITIVNNEHPQGIILGETYLPSDIYSASTSTNFKVTLGQNQVFVMGDNRANSLDSRSFGALDEKLIIGKPMISFRNFHRILRPKYNVLLPKMKFLASK; encoded by the coding sequence ATGTCAAATGATTCAATTGCGAATCTGAAAAAAATCGCTTATTTTATTTTCGACCTTTTCAAGGGTGTGATATTGTTATTTCTTTTGGCTTTACTTTTTAGAATTTTCGTCTTTCAGCCCTTTATTGTGGATGGTCCAAGTATGGAACCAAATTATTATGATAAAGAATATTTATTAGTTGAAAAGGTTACCCCTAAACTAAAAAAATATCATCGCGGTGATGTAGTTATTTTTAAATATCCACAAAATCAGCAACTCGATTTTATAAAAAGAATTATTGGCATGCCCGGCGAAACGCTCCAAATTGAAAATGGCAAAATCACCATTGTTAATAATGAACATCCGCAAGGTATTATTTTAGGCGAAACTTATTTACCGTCAGATATTTATTCTGCGTCCACCTCCACTAATTTCAAAGTTACTTTAGGGCAAAATCAAGTTTTTGTGATGGGCGACAATCGTGCCAATAGCCTGGATTCCAGATCGTTTGGAGCACTTGATGAAAAATTAATTATTGGCAAACCCATGATTTCTTTTCGTAACTTTCACCGAATTTTACGACCAAAATATAATGTTTTGTTGCCGAAAATGAAGTTTTTGGCCTCCAAATAA
- the amrS gene encoding AmmeMemoRadiSam system radical SAM enzyme, with protein MKESYLYQKLGGQKVQCLTCSHQCQILPGNRGICGVRENQQGKLYFLAYGKIIAAHIDPIEKKPLFHFMPKTLTYSIATVGCNFRCAWCQNADISQASKASGYNLPIDEIPFQKMTPAEIVAEAIKNNCPSISYTYTEPTIFLELALDTMKIAHKKGLKNTWVSNGYFSKETLNLITPFLDAINIDLKAFKDETYQKYCGAKLAPVLENIKTVHTKKIHLEVTTLIIPGVNNSKKELTQIAEFLAKIDKNIPWHISRFFPAFKMMDSTITPIKTLELASQIGKKSGLKYVHLGNV; from the coding sequence ATGAAAGAATCTTATTTATATCAAAAATTGGGCGGGCAAAAAGTCCAATGCCTAACTTGTTCTCATCAATGTCAAATTTTACCCGGGAATCGGGGAATTTGTGGTGTGCGCGAAAATCAGCAAGGTAAATTATATTTTTTAGCCTACGGAAAAATAATTGCTGCCCACATTGACCCGATTGAGAAAAAACCACTCTTTCATTTTATGCCGAAAACTTTGACTTATTCTATCGCTACGGTTGGATGTAATTTCCGTTGCGCTTGGTGCCAAAATGCAGATATTTCCCAAGCTTCAAAAGCTTCAGGATATAATTTACCAATCGACGAAATTCCTTTTCAAAAAATGACGCCAGCAGAAATTGTCGCTGAAGCTATCAAAAATAATTGTCCGTCTATTTCCTATACTTATACTGAACCGACTATCTTTTTAGAGCTTGCTTTAGATACGATGAAAATCGCCCACAAGAAAGGTCTAAAAAATACCTGGGTCTCAAATGGTTATTTTTCAAAAGAAACTTTAAATCTCATCACGCCATTCTTAGACGCGATCAATATCGACCTTAAGGCTTTCAAAGACGAAACCTATCAAAAATACTGCGGCGCAAAACTCGCCCCAGTTTTAGAAAATATTAAGACAGTTCACACCAAAAAAATTCATTTAGAGGTGACAACATTAATAATTCCGGGTGTTAATAATTCAAAAAAAGAACTCACCCAAATTGCCGAGTTCTTAGCAAAAATTGATAAAAATATTCCCTGGCACATCTCTCGCTTCTTCCCGGCTTTCAAAATGATGGATAGCACCATCACACCAATTAAAACTTTAGAGCTCGCCAGCCAAATCGGCAAAAAATCTGGTCTAAAATATGTTCATTTGGGAAATGTTTAA
- the amrB gene encoding AmmeMemoRadiSam system protein B → MSIIFAAITPHPPIMVPEIGGTDSTKVQKSIAAMEKFSQDLDKTDPETIILISPHGLVYPDRMNICGMPKLKGDFSQFGHPEIKFKFENDLQLVKEINAKADAEGIETLLYTNDNPDNTFELDHGSLVPLYFICKHLTNVKVVPIAYSYLNVNSHFAFGEALADVLEKLKNKRVAIIASGDLSHRLLPQSPAGYSTLGKKFDQQLIKALEKNEVTKILNFDEEFIDEAGECGYRSILILLGAISHLKYQVKKLSYECPFGVGYAVVEFKIK, encoded by the coding sequence ATGTCAATAATTTTCGCAGCGATAACGCCACATCCACCGATTATGGTTCCTGAAATTGGCGGAACAGACTCAACAAAAGTTCAAAAATCCATTGCCGCCATGGAAAAATTTAGCCAAGACTTGGATAAAACCGATCCGGAAACGATTATTTTAATTTCCCCACATGGTTTAGTTTATCCTGACCGGATGAATATTTGTGGCATGCCAAAATTAAAAGGCGATTTTTCTCAATTTGGCCACCCGGAAATTAAATTCAAATTTGAAAACGATCTGCAACTTGTCAAAGAAATTAACGCCAAAGCTGATGCCGAAGGAATTGAAACCCTGCTATATACCAATGATAATCCGGACAACACTTTTGAATTAGACCACGGCAGTTTAGTGCCTTTGTATTTTATCTGCAAACACCTCACAAATGTAAAAGTTGTCCCAATCGCTTATTCTTACTTAAATGTAAATTCACATTTTGCTTTTGGTGAAGCCTTAGCCGATGTTTTAGAAAAGCTCAAAAACAAAAGGGTTGCCATTATCGCCTCTGGTGATTTGTCCCACCGGCTTTTACCCCAATCTCCAGCCGGTTATTCAACCCTCGGTAAAAAATTTGACCAGCAGCTCATTAAAGCGCTTGAAAAAAATGAAGTCACTAAGATTTTAAATTTTGACGAAGAATTTATAGATGAAGCTGGTGAATGTGGATATCGCTCAATCCTCATCTTATTGGGTGCCATTAGCCATTTAAAATATCAAGTTAAAAAACTCTCCTACGAATGTCCCTTTGGCGTCGGTTATGCCGTTGTTGAATTTAAAATTAAATAA
- a CDS encoding ABC transporter substrate-binding protein produces the protein MRLALGLLSIMEKRIIIICTIVFLVALGFLVRKIYLKNSYLVPAVGGKISIAEVGEPKLLNPLFAKSSEDKDVVNLVYSGLFYWDNNLVLKPDLAKKWVISEDRKTYTFALNEVNWHDNMPVTSEDIAFTASVISDQQYAGPLKGLFDNVTVEPVDDKTIKFTLAEPYQPFLKRLTFGILPAHVLGNVPTDQLEEDNFNLSPVGSGPYMVQKTKLIGNTKQVILERVATSKNRDSFISEITINYFKDFEGAAKAYQKGEVSVLTNIPVEEFKEISKNRDLNLYHLKAASYMVLFFNLTSDNLKQKSIRVAIAESINKNAIIDEVLSGNAEPVEGPILPGFLGYSEQMKAVKYDFQKAEKDLAQIGFKKNDLGILTKNGKVLEFNLALTDDEVSMATAEKIKAQLAEVGIKANVIQADLLTLQTDYIFNRKFDMLLFGENLGPDSDPYPFWHSSQIGTTKLNFSGFSNKEVDKLLEQARTTSDKKLRQKNYQRFQQIIIDDVPVIFIFRPDSLLAVNSKVKGVEENNLISSSDKLFQLKNWYLKMGRKKNK, from the coding sequence ATGAGACTCGCATTGGGTTTACTTTCGATTATGGAAAAAAGAATCATCATTATCTGTACGATTGTTTTTTTGGTGGCATTAGGTTTTTTGGTGCGAAAAATATACCTAAAAAATTCATATTTAGTCCCAGCAGTTGGCGGTAAAATCTCCATTGCTGAGGTTGGGGAACCAAAATTATTGAATCCGCTTTTTGCTAAATCCTCTGAAGATAAGGACGTGGTGAATTTGGTTTATTCGGGTTTATTTTACTGGGATAATAATTTAGTCTTAAAGCCTGATTTGGCAAAAAAATGGGTGATTTCTGAAGATCGAAAAACCTATACTTTTGCCCTAAACGAGGTAAATTGGCATGACAATATGCCAGTTACTTCTGAAGATATTGCTTTTACAGCAAGCGTGATTTCTGATCAACAATATGCCGGTCCTTTGAAGGGTTTGTTTGATAATGTCACAGTTGAACCGGTTGATGATAAAACAATTAAATTTACCTTAGCTGAACCTTACCAGCCATTTTTAAAAAGACTTACCTTTGGGATTTTGCCAGCACATGTTTTAGGTAATGTGCCAACTGATCAGCTCGAGGAAGATAATTTTAACCTTTCTCCAGTAGGCTCGGGACCTTATATGGTGCAAAAAACCAAACTTATCGGCAACACAAAACAAGTAATCTTAGAAAGAGTTGCCACGAGTAAAAATCGTGATTCCTTCATTTCTGAAATCACTATTAATTATTTTAAAGATTTTGAAGGAGCTGCTAAGGCTTATCAAAAAGGCGAGGTTTCAGTTTTAACCAATATTCCAGTAGAGGAATTTAAAGAAATTAGCAAGAATCGGGATTTAAATTTGTATCATCTTAAAGCTGCCAGTTATATGGTGTTATTTTTTAACCTGACAAGTGACAATTTAAAGCAAAAAAGCATTCGTGTCGCAATTGCGGAAAGCATTAATAAAAATGCGATCATTGACGAGGTTTTATCTGGCAACGCAGAACCGGTTGAGGGTCCGATTTTGCCAGGCTTTTTAGGCTATTCTGAACAAATGAAAGCGGTCAAATATGATTTTCAAAAAGCCGAAAAAGATTTAGCGCAAATAGGTTTTAAGAAAAACGATTTAGGAATTTTAACCAAAAATGGCAAAGTGCTGGAGTTTAATTTAGCCCTAACTGATGATGAAGTGAGTATGGCCACAGCGGAAAAAATCAAAGCGCAATTGGCCGAAGTTGGGATTAAGGCAAATGTGATACAAGCAGATTTGTTAACGCTCCAGACAGATTACATTTTTAACCGTAAATTTGATATGTTGCTTTTTGGTGAAAATTTAGGTCCAGACTCCGATCCTTACCCATTTTGGCATTCTTCTCAAATTGGCACGACTAAGCTAAACTTTTCTGGATTTTCCAATAAAGAAGTTGATAAGCTTTTGGAGCAAGCTCGAACCACCAGTGATAAAAAACTACGTCAGAAAAATTATCAACGCTTTCAACAAATTATTATTGATGATGTACCAGTAATCTTTATTTTTCGACCAGATAGTTTGTTGGCGGTGAACTCAAAAGTGAAAGGGGTTGAAGAAAATAACCTGATTTCAAGTTCTGATAAACTTTTTCAACTTAAAAACTGGTATTTAAAGATGGGTAGAAAAAAGAATAAATAA
- a CDS encoding TraR/DksA family transcriptional regulator, translating to MLDEKFIRDRKADLEKAKFRLENELGKVSTGKGKDRQALFPDIGSKEDESAQEVEMYESSLSLEKGMEQKLNEINIALDKIEKGKYGYCENCRKEIPKDRLKAYPEATTCLNCH from the coding sequence ATGTTAGACGAGAAATTTATTCGTGACAGGAAAGCTGATCTTGAGAAAGCAAAATTTAGACTTGAAAATGAGCTGGGAAAAGTTTCCACGGGCAAAGGGAAAGACCGACAAGCTCTTTTTCCTGATATTGGCAGCAAAGAAGATGAATCCGCCCAAGAAGTAGAAATGTACGAAAGCAGTTTATCACTTGAAAAGGGCATGGAACAAAAATTAAATGAAATAAATATCGCCTTAGATAAAATCGAAAAAGGTAAATACGGTTATTGTGAAAATTGCCGGAAAGAAATTCCCAAAGATCGGTTGAAAGCATATCCTGAGGCGACGACATGTTTAAATTGCCATTAA
- a CDS encoding signal peptidase II translates to MFKLPLKKFANYNFWISFTLIVVLDQLLKLFVLKIYPGIVYVSSGVFSHFNFAWAGILPAFLVVIFIIFQETFFKETITAVTFGALLGAAISNLIDRIFRHSVLDWIPIFGVKFNFADMILIIGSMILIINLWQKPEDSKK, encoded by the coding sequence ATGTTTAAATTGCCATTAAAAAAATTTGCAAATTATAATTTTTGGATATCGTTCACCCTCATCGTAGTTTTGGATCAATTATTAAAATTGTTTGTTCTCAAAATATATCCCGGAATAGTTTATGTAAGCTCGGGCGTATTCAGCCATTTTAATTTTGCTTGGGCGGGAATTTTACCGGCCTTTTTGGTGGTAATCTTTATAATTTTTCAAGAAACATTTTTTAAAGAAACCATCACTGCGGTTACATTTGGCGCTTTGTTGGGTGCGGCAATTAGTAACTTAATTGATCGGATTTTTAGGCATAGCGTTTTAGATTGGATTCCGATTTTTGGTGTAAAATTTAATTTTGCCGATATGATATTAATTATCGGTAGCATGATTTTGATCATTAATTTGTGGCAAAAACCAGAAGACTCGAAAAAATAG
- the fmt gene encoding methionyl-tRNA formyltransferase, whose protein sequence is MNRAAKTKIVFMGTPQIAVPILQSLLETPDFEIILVICEPDKTSGRGNQFIPSAIKDYAQKHRLDILQPEKIVQIKSKLIKLKPNLAVVTAYGQIIPKEIIDIFKHGIINVHFSLLPSWRGASPIQSTILAGDKTTGTSLMLIDEKMDTGPILAQKKVPVLSDDNFLTLSQKLTAISANILPKTLLGYLSGKIKPTPQNHKLATYCQMIKKEAGLLDFTKPAITLEREIRSYVNWPKSYSFWDKKRLIIKNAKAIPNIPEPPASAGTVFLDQHLKLPAVLAGTGSLLLLELQLEGKKPQTGTEFMNGYPDFIGSILKNN, encoded by the coding sequence ATGAATCGAGCTGCAAAAACTAAAATTGTTTTTATGGGCACGCCGCAAATTGCCGTTCCTATCTTACAAAGCTTATTAGAAACTCCGGATTTTGAAATAATTTTAGTCATTTGTGAACCAGATAAAACATCTGGGCGAGGAAATCAATTTATACCTTCAGCTATTAAAGACTATGCCCAAAAACATCGTCTTGATATTTTGCAACCTGAAAAAATTGTACAGATCAAATCAAAATTAATTAAACTTAAACCAAATTTAGCGGTTGTCACCGCCTATGGCCAAATAATTCCCAAAGAAATTATTGATATTTTTAAGCATGGTATTATTAATGTTCATTTTTCCTTGTTGCCGAGCTGGCGTGGCGCTTCGCCTATCCAGTCTACGATTTTGGCAGGCGATAAAACCACAGGCACGAGCCTGATGCTCATTGACGAAAAAATGGACACTGGACCAATTTTGGCACAAAAAAAGGTCCCAGTTCTATCTGATGATAATTTTTTAACTCTTTCTCAAAAATTAACTGCTATTTCCGCCAATATTTTGCCCAAAACTCTGCTCGGGTATCTCTCTGGAAAAATTAAACCTACTCCCCAAAATCACAAACTAGCCACTTATTGCCAAATGATCAAAAAAGAAGCCGGCTTGTTGGATTTTACCAAACCTGCCATTACTCTCGAACGAGAAATTCGCTCATACGTGAATTGGCCAAAAAGTTATAGTTTTTGGGATAAAAAAAGACTGATTATCAAAAACGCCAAAGCAATTCCCAACATTCCCGAACCACCCGCTTCAGCCGGTACGGTATTTTTAGATCAACACCTCAAATTACCAGCGGTTTTGGCTGGCACCGGCAGTTTATTACTTTTAGAACTTCAACTCGAAGGCAAAAAACCCCAAACCGGCACTGAATTTATGAATGGTTACCCAGATTTTATCGGCAGCATTCTAAAAAATAATTAA
- the secG gene encoding preprotein translocase subunit SecG, which translates to MDKAINIVQITSALLLILTILLQQRGATLGGAFGGESAVYNTRRGPEKLLFIISIIFAIIFLVSAVINVLR; encoded by the coding sequence ATGGACAAAGCGATTAATATCGTCCAGATTACATCAGCATTATTATTAATCCTGACAATTTTACTTCAGCAACGCGGAGCAACTTTGGGGGGCGCTTTTGGCGGTGAAAGCGCAGTTTATAATACCAGAAGAGGACCCGAAAAATTGCTTTTTATTATTTCGATTATTTTTGCGATTATTTTTTTGGTTTCAGCCGTAATTAATGTTCTCAGGTAG